CTTACGGGCGGGGTTTCAGCGCCGGTATGCGCAGTCCTCCCCGCCCGTCCCAGCCTTTGAAGGCGTAGAAGCGCCCTGGTTCGCCGGTTTTCAGGAAATCACTGAGCGGTTCGCGCATGGGTGGGGATTCGATCAGGGTCAGGGCCTCTTCCAGGGTGCAGAAGCGCGCCTCGACGATGAAGCCGTCCGGGTCGGCGGGGTTCAGCAGGCCGTCCCAGGTGGCCTCGAACGCCACGGCGATGGCGCGTTCGCCACGGCGTTCGTCCTCGATGTGCACGGTGTAGGCCATGTGCTTGATGCCCGTGAGTTTCAAACCCGTTTCCTCGAAGATCTCGCGGTACAGCGCTTCGGGGAGGGTCTCGCCGGGTTCCACGACCCCGCCGGGCAGGGTGTGGCGCACGCGGCCGTGCCCCTGCCAGTCGTTCCCGACCAGCAGCACCCGCCCGAAGCGGTCGCGCAGGATTCCGGCGGCGACCAGCAGGTCACGCCGCGCCATGCGGGGCCTCCTGGGCGTCGCGGGCGGCCATGTCGAGCAGTTGCAGTTCGCGCTGCGCGCGGGCCAGGGCCGCCACGACGGGCGCGACGTTCCCGGCGATCACGCTGTCGAGCGGGTAGTTCTTGTCGTCACCTTCGAGGCGGTGATCGGTCACGCGGTTCTGCGGGTAGTTGTACGTGCGGATCTTCTCGCTGCGGTCGCCACTGCCGACCTGCGCGGCCCGCTGCGAGCGTTCGCGTTCCTCGCGGGCGGCGCGTTCCCGCTCGGCAAGGCGGGACGCGAGGACCAGCAGGGCCTTCTCACGGTTCTTGATCTGCGAGCGGCCGTCCTGGCAGACGACCATGATCTCGTCGGGCGTGCCGGGACGGTACACGGCGCGCACGGCCGAGTCGGTGGTGTTCACGCCCTGCCCGCCGGCGCCCTGCGAGCGGAACACGTCGATGCGGACCTCGGACAGGTCGAGTTGCACCTCGTCCTGCTCGACTTCGGGCAGCACGGCGACCGTGACGGTACTCGTGTGGATGCGGCCCTGACTCTCGGTGGCGGGCACGCGCTGCACGCGGTGAACGCCGCGTTCCCAGCGCAGCGCCCGGAACGCGCCGTGCGAGCCGGGGCCGCCCGTGACTTCCGCCACGACGCGACTGGCGCCGCCCAGGTCGCTCTCGTTGGCGTCCAGGACGTTCAGGCGCAGGCCCACGCCCTCCACGTAGCGGGTGTACATGCGCAGCAGGTCCATCACGAACAGGCCCGCCTCGGCTCCGCCCGCCCCGGCGCGCAGTTCCAGGATCACGTCCCGGTCGTCGTCGGGGTCGGTGGGCAGCAGCAGCACGACCAGTTCCGCCTCGATCTCCGTCAGGCGGGTTTCGAGGGCGGGGATCTCGCTGGCGGCCAGTTCGCGCATGTCCGGGTCGGTCAGCAGTTCGCGCGCGCCGTCCAGGTCGGCCTGCACGCTGTCACGTTCGCGTAGCAGCGTGACCAGCGGCAGCAGTTCGCGGTGGCGGCGGGTCAGGCGGGCGTACTCGCGGGTGTCGGCCAGCGCGGCCGGGTCGCCCAGGGCGCGCTCGACCATGCCGAACTCGGCGGCCAGTTCCGTCAGGCGGCTCATGGGGTGGGGGTCCGGGTCGCCCCGCAGGCGTGCCCGCGCGGGCCTGCCCAGGGGGGACCGTGAAGGTCAGAGGAGAGGGTGGTCACGGGAAACATGAACGCAGTCTAGCGTCCCTCCCTGAACGGGACCGGAACGCTGCGCGCCGCGCCTTGGGCATTTCGAACGGAAGACTTCACGTTCAGGCAACCCGCGCCGGGGCGGCCCACACCTATCCCGGCCCCCCGGTGCGGCGCGGGCCGGGCGCTACAGTCGGGCGCATGAGAACCGTGACTGTGGGCATGCTCGGCTGTGGCACCGTGGGCCAGGACGTCCTGAACCTGATCGAACGCCGCGAGGCGATCTTCGCGGACCTGGGCGTACGCATCGAGGTCGTGGGCGTCCTGGTGCGGGACACGGCCCGCGAACGCCGCATTCCGGCCGGAACGCCCCTGACCACCGACCCCGCCTTCCTGCAACAGTGCGAGGTCGTGATCGAGGCGATGGGCGGCGTGCAGCTCCCCATGACCATGCTGCGCCCCTACCTGCGCTCCGGGCGGCCCGTCATCACGGCGAACAAGGCGCTGCTGGCCGAATGCTGGGACGAACTGCGCGACTACGCCCTGAACGGCAAACTGTACTACGAGGCGTCCGTGATGGCCGGCACGCCCGTCATCGGCCCCATGAGCACCGTGCTGCGCGCCAGCACCTTCACGCGCCTTCAGGCCGTGCTGAACGGTACGTGCCTGTACATCCTGACGCAGATGGAAGGCGGCAAGGACTACGCGCAGGCCCTCGCCGAGGCGCAGGCACTCGGGTACGCCGAGGACCCGCCCACCCTGGACGTCGGCGGGTTCGACACCGCGCACAAACTCACGGTCCTGGCCCGCTTCTGCGCCGACGGGAACTTCCCGTACGACCGCGTGCAGGTGCAGGGCATCGAGCACATCACGCAGGAGGACATTCAGGCTGCCCGCGCGCGCGGCGAACGCATCAAACTCGTCGCGGAACTCGAATCCGTCGGCGGCGAGTGGCAGGCCCGCGTCGCCCCGCAGTCCCTGCCCGAAACGCACCCGCTGTGCACCGCCGGAGCCAGCCGCAACGCCATGGTCTACGAGGGCGAGGAGTGCGGCACCCTGATCTTCGCCGGGGGCGGCGCGGGCGGCATGGTCACCGCCAGCGCCATGGTCGGCGACCTGCTCGACCTGCTCATCGGCTTCCCCGGACACGTTCCTCTCCATTGAACTGGCCCCTGCGCTGAGGGAGGCGCGGGAAGCAGGGCGCGGGAGAGAACCACCCGGCCTCGCCTCCCGCGCCCCGCAAACCGGTTATACGGATTCCGTTTATTTCGTTAACAGATCGGAACACCACCGATCTGTTAACTCCACGTCCGGAACCCGCTTCGACTCCTACTCGCTCCGCTCGGATTGAACGGGTTTTGCAACCCTTCAATCGGAGTCCGTATTACTCGTCGTCCAGGTCGTCCTCGTCGAGTTCCACGTCGTCCACGTCCTGATCGTCGGCCCAGTCTTTCAGGACGTTGGTGCGGCGCAGGTCGTCGCGGGGCGCGGCGAGGCGGGCCTGTTCGCGGTCCTCGCCGCTCATGACGCCCTGCGCGCGGCCCAGGACGGGCAGGTCGCCGGGCTGCTGGTCGTAGCGTTCGGCGAGATACGCGGCGACCCACGCGCCGAAGTACCACAGGGCCAGCGCGGCGGGGTAGCCGACGGCGCCGTCCGGGTACGGCACGTGAATGATCTCGTCGATGCGGCTTTCGAGGATCTCGCGGGCCAGCATCAGGGTGTCGTCGGCGTCGCCGAGGATCAGGGCGACCTTGGCGTCGCCCTTCTCGTGCTGCGCCTCGAACGCGCCCGTCACGAAGGGCAGCGGGTCGCCCAGGACCGGGATGCTCAGGGTCTTGCCGGTGCGGGCCAGCAGGTGCTGCCACGCGTGCGGGAGGGCCTCGGCCTCGGGCGCGGCGAGCAGCAGGGGCGTGCGGCCCCACAGGCTCCAGGCGAGGTCGCGGGCGGGGTTGTTCTCGGTGACGTGCGGGGCGCAGCGTGCGGCGAGGTCGGCCAGCAGGGCGTCGGCGGCGGCGGCCTCGTCGCTGTGGCCGCTGGCGTGCGCGACGAACTGCGCGAAGTGGTACGTGGCGAGCGGCCCGCCGGGCACGAGCACGTCGATCTCCTCGGGGGTGCCGCCGGTGGCGACGCGGCGGGCGTTCGCGCCTGCCACGACCGCCAGGTCGGCGTAATCGGTGGCGAGGGCGCTGGCGTCGGGGCTGCCGAGCACGAACTGCGTGCCGCCGCGCGTGAGGCTGCTGGCGATCAGGGTCTGGGCGATGGCGGCGGCCAGGGTGCCCTCGCCCACGCCGACCAGGCCGTAGGGGGCCTCGTCGGGGCGGGCGGGTCCGGCGTACGAGCCGGGCAGCGTTTCGAGCAGGGTCAGGAGGTTGATCGGGGCACTCATGCGTGACAGCGTACAGGGCGCGGCGGGCGTGGGTGGAGAGGCGCGCCGCAATCGCCCTGGCCGGGCGCGGGTGTCCCGGACGGCGAAAAAGGGTGTTACAGACGCCGTTTCCTGCTTCACGCCCGCTTAATCTTGCGTGCTAGAATCCGGCGCGTGCGACTCCAGACACCCCCGTCACGACCTGCGACGTGCGGGCGGACCACTCAACAGAAACACCACCCTCGCGGGTGGCGTTCCGTGACTTTCCGTGGTGCACTCGACTGGACTTGAACCAGTGGCCTTTGGCTTCGGAGGCCAACGCTCTATCCACCTGAGCTACGAGTGCATAGCTCGCGTACCCTAGCACCTCGCATGAAGGAGATCAAGTGAAAAACAAGAAACTCGTGAACGGCCTGCTGAGCGTCCTGGCTCTGCTGCTGGTGGTCGGCATGGCGTACCAGTTCACGCCGAACCTGGGATCGCTGTTCAACCGGCAGACCGGCACGCCCGCCCTGACCGTGAACGGCACGACCGTGACGGTCGAGGAACTCGAAGCGGCCCGCCGCGCCAACCCCGTGCTGGCCAGCACCGATACCGGCGTGCTGGGCGACGACTTCAAGACGTACGTGGTCGCGCAGCAGGTGCAGCAGACGCTGGTGCAGAACGCCGTGAAGGACATCAAGGTCAGCCGCGCCGACGTGGCCGCCAAGGTCAAGGAGGTCCGCGAGGCCAACCAGCTGACCGACAACAAGGCCTGGACGGACGCGCTGCAGGGCGCGGGCCTGACGGACAGCTCGTACCGCGAGCAGGTGCGCCAGAGCCTCGCCGTCGAGCGCCGCGTCGAGGAGATCAAGAAGGCCGTGCCCGCCGCGACCGACGCGGAACTCAGGGCGTACTACGACCTGAACCCCGGCAAGTTCCAGACGGACGCCCGCATTCAGGGCCGTCAGATCGTCGTGACCGACAAGGCCAGGGCGCAGGCGCTGCTGAAGCAGGCGCAGGGCGGCGCGGACTTCGCTGCGCTGGCCAAGGCGAACAGCACCGAGTTCGGTGACCGCAGCGGCGCGCTCGGCCCCATCGAGAACGGCGTGCCGCGCCCCGTGGCGCAGGTGGCGCTGCCCGCCGAGGTGGGCGCGGCCGCGTTCGCCCTGACCGACGGCGGCCTGACCGACGTGATCGAGAGCGGCGGCAAGTTCTACGTCGTGAAGGTCGAGAAGTACCTCGCGCCCGCCGCCAAGCCCTTCGCGGACGCCAGGACCGACATCGCCACGGCTGTCAACGAGCAGAAGAAGAACGCCGCCGTGGAAGCCTGGGTGGCGGGCCTGGAAAAAGACGCCAAGATCGAGTTCAAGGACCTGAACTGGAAGGTCGAGGACCCCACCGTGGCGACCGTCGCCGGGCAGGACATCCCGTACTCGAAGGCCATCGAGCAGGTCGTGAACAACCAGCAGTTCGCGTCGCTGCTGCAGCAGGTGCAGCCCGAGCAGGCCTCGCAGCTCGTGAACTCCATCCTGAAACCGCAGGTGGTGCAGCAGCTGATCCAGGGGTACGCCGCGCCCACCATCGCCGAACGCCTGAAACTGAACCTGACCGGCACGCAGCAGGAACTCGCCGCCGGAATCGCCGCGTACGGCGCGCGGAACGTGAAGGTCACGGACGCCGAGGTGCAGGCGTTCTACATTCAGAACAGGGCGCAGTTCCAGACGCCGGCCAGCGGCACCGTGTCCGAGGTCAGCTTCAAGGACGAGGCGGCCGCCCTGGCGTTCCGCAACAGCTACGACGGCAAGACCGACTTCGGCCGGGCCGCCGTGAAGGCCGCCGGGACGCTCAGCGAGCGCGGGCAGGTCACGGCCGGTGACGGCAAACTGGACGAGGCCCTGAACGCCGCCGTGTTCGAAGCCAGGAGCCTGCGTGACGCCGGGGAAGGCAGCCTGACCGACCCCGTGAAGGTCGGCGAGCGGTACTCGGTGGCGTACGTGACGGACCTGAAACCCGCCGCGACCGAACCCCTGAGCGCCGTGAAAGCGCAGATCGAATCGCAGGTGCTGGCGCAGAAGCAGAACGAGGAAGGTCAGAAGTTCCTGGCCGCGCAGGTCGCGACCCTGAAACCCAAGGACAACCTCAAGGCAGTGCTGGCCGCGCAGGAAAAACGCGTGGAGGCCGCCGCGCCCAAGGCCACCCCCACGACCGAAGGCAGCGAAGACAGCGCCGCGCCCGCCACGGACAGCAAGACGCCCGCCACGGAAGGCGAAACCCCGGCGGCTCCCCCCGCCGACCAGTAAATCCAGACTATGCCCGGAGAAAGCCTCGCCCCGCGCGGGGCTTTTTCATGCCGCCTGCTTTTTGGGGGCGGCGCCCGCTAGAATCACGGGGTTATGCCGCGCGTCTTTTCAGGAATCCAGCCAACCGGTGAACCTCACATCGGCAATTACTTCGGGGCCATGCGCAACTACGTGCGGCTGGGCGAGGAGTTCGGGAAGAACTCCATCTACTGCGTGGTGGACCTGCATGCCATCACGAACCCCGCGTCGTTCGAGCCGCGCCTGCTGGCGCAGCGGACCTTCGAGATGGCGGTCGCGAACTTCGCCGCGGGCCTGGACCCCAGCCGGGTGACGTTCTTCGTGCAGTCGCACGTGCCCGAGCATCAGGAACTCGCGTGGATCTTCACGACCCTGACGCCGGTCGGTGAGCTGGAACGCATGACGCAGTACAAGGACAAGTCCGAGCAACTGGAGAGCGTCCCGGCGGGCCTGCTGATGTACCCGGCGCTGATGGCCGCCGACATCCTGCTGTACAAGGCCGACACCGTGCCGGTCGGGGAGGATCAGACGCAGCACATCGAACTGACGCGCGAGATCGCCCGGAAGTTCAACCATGCGTTCGGCGAGACGTTCCCGGAACCGAAAGCCGTGTACAACAAGCAGGCGCTGCGGATTCCCGGCGTGGACGGCAACGGCAAGATGGGCAAGAGCAAGGGGCCGGGCAGCACCATTGGGATTCTGGAACCGCTGGACGCCATCTGGCAGAAACTGCGGGTGGCGCCGACCGACCCGGCCCGCGTGCGCCGCACCGATCCCGGCAACCCGGACGTGTGCCTGATCTTCGATTACCACAAGCTGTTCAGCGACCTGGACACGTTGCAGACCGTGGACGCCGGGTGCCGCACGGCCGGGATCGGCTGCATCGACTGCAAGAAGACGCTGCTGGCGGGCATGACCGAGCACCTGAGCCCCATTCACGAGCGGGCCGAGGCGCTGAAGGCCGACCCGGACTTCGTGCGTGACGCGCTCGCGCAGGGCGCGAAGGAAGCCCGCGCCACCGCGCAGCCGATCATGGAGGAAGTGCGCGAGAAGGTCGGGTTCCTGAAACTCTGAGTGCCGCCCCCTTGCCCGCCGCCCCTGTGACCACCGACCCCGTGACCGCCGCGCCCACCCTGCCCTCCCCTGCCCCGCCGCTTCCGGGCGGGGTGGGGTTTACCGTGTCGCTCCCGGCGTTCACGGGCACCCTGACGGACCTCGCGTCGTCTCTGCGGGCCGGGCGGGTCGGGCCGGGCGAGGTGCCGCTGCTGCGCCTCACGCGGGACGTGCTGGCGTGGGCGCAGGCCGTGACCGGCGGCCCGCCGGAAGGTGCGCACCCGGACCTGCTGCCCACCCTGGCCGCCGTGATCGCCCTGAAAGCCCGGCTGCTGCTGCCGCAACCCGAACCGGACGACCCCGAACCGGACGGCGACTGGGACGAGCCGCTGGACGACGTGCTGGAAGGCGTGGAGGCCCTGGCGGAACTGGACGCACTGGTGAGCTTCCTGGCGGCCCGCCGCCGCGAACGCGAGGGCCTGATTCCCGCGCAGGCCGCGCCACTGAACCTGCCGCGCCGCGAACGGCCCCGCAACCCCCAGGGCAGCCTCGCGAAACTCGTGAAGGCCGCGCAGAACGCCGTGCGGCAGGTCGAGGTGCCCCTGCTGGCCCGCGACCGCCTGACCCTGGCCGACGCGCTGGGCGCCCTGCGGGCCTTCGGCACGCGCCTGCGGAACTTCACGTTCCGGGGCATTCCCGCGCAGGACTGGGGCGAGCAGACCACCTACTTCGCCGCGCTGCTCGAAGGGGTCAAGGAAGGCGCCTTCAGCGTGCAGCAGGACGAAACCTACGGGGACATTCAGGTGCAGTCCCACCTGCGCGAGACCAGCGACCCCGACTGAACCGGACTCGGATTGAATGGGCTGCAAAGCCGCTGGGTCCGAGCGAAGCGAGTGGGAGCTGGGCGGGTTCCGGACGTGAAGCTGACAGGCCGGCGATGTTCCGGGTTGTCAGCGAAACAAACGGAATCCGTATGATGGACTCCGATTGAATGGCTTATGAAGCCGCTGGGTCCGAGCGGAGCGAGTAGGAGTCGAAGCGGGTTCCGGACGTGGAGTTGGCAACCCGGCGCCCTTCCGGGTTGTCAGCGAAACAAACGGAATCCGTATGAGCCGGGGGGCGGAGGTCAGCGGGCCAGTTGCGCCTGCACCGTCCCGGACGCCGGGTCGAGTGTCACGGACGGCCAGGGGTTCGGCGTGCGGTCCGTGCGGATGTCGATGCGGTACGTCGCGCCGGGTTCCAGCGTGACGGGCGTGACCACCCCGCCCCGCAGGACCGGTTGCGCCGCCCCGCCCAGCGGCGTGACGGTGACGGTGACGCGCCGCACCTCGTCCAGCAGCGGCTCCGGCACCGAGTCAATCGGGTCGGCGCTCACCTGGGTCTCCGTGACACGCACGCGCAGGTCCGCGTAGTACGTCAGGAACTCGGCTTCGGGGACGAACGCGGCCAGTGCGGCGTTCAGGGTGGGTGCCCAGACGGTCACGGTCCAGCGTTCCATGTTCACGCGCAGGTCCGGGCAGTTCAGGGTGTAGTCCGGCGGGACGCTCCCGGCCGCCTCGCCCGTCCCGTACTCCAGGATGCCCATCGGCCCCACGCGCGGCGACGCGGCGCAGATCGCGGCCTGCTGCGCGTCACTGAAGTCCGTGAACTCGTTCGGGATCACGGACGAGGTCGGCACGCACCCGACCAGTCCCAGGATGCCCGCGCCCACCACCGCTGCCCGCACCCACGCTACCGAACGCCGCTGCTGTCGCTTCATGCTGCCCTCCCCCGGACCTGCTCGCCGCGCACCACGCGACCGGCCGGACCTGAGCAGACTTCACCCTATCCGGCCGGTCATTGCAAGGGGGCAGTGGGAATCCGGATCAGGTACGTGCGAATTCGACCGCTGAGCGCACCTGCTCGTCCGTGGGGCGCACACCGGTGTACAGCACGAACTGCTCCAGCGCCTGCAACGCCACGACCTCCAGTCCGGTCACGACGGGCCTCCCCTGCCGCCGCGCCTCCACGATCAGGGGCGTCTCGCTGGGCAGGGCGACCACGTCGAACACCGTGCCCGCCCGCGCGATGGCTTCGGGCGTGAAGGCCAGCGTGTGCTCGTCCGGGCCGCCCGCCATGCCCAGGGGTGTGACGTTCACGAGCAGGTCGCCGCCTTGCACGTCGGGCGTCGTGGGGTGCCAGTCCCAGCCGCAGCGTTCCGCCAGTTCCCGCCCGGCCCCCTCGTTACGGGCGACGATCACGCCGCGCGTGAAACCCGCGTCGCGCAGGGCGCTCGCCACGGCCTTGCCCATGCCGCCGCTACCGCGCAGCACCACCCGCGCGTCCGGGTTCAGGGCGTGCCGTTCGATCAGCAGTTGAATGGCGGTGTAATCGGTGTTGAAGGCCTTCAGGTGCCCTTCCGTGTTCACGATGGTGTTCACGGACCCGATCGCGGCTGCCGAGGCGTCCAGTTCGTCCAGCAGCGGAATCACCGCCTCCTTGAACGGCATGCTGACCGCGCAGCCCCGCACGCCCAGCGCCCGGACGCCCGCCACGACGCCCGCGATGTCCTGCACGCCGAACGCCTTGTACACGAAATCCAGGCCCAGCGCCACGTACAGGTGATTATGAAAGCGCGTCCCGAAGTTGCTCGGGCGGGCCGAGACACTCATGCACAGGGTGGTGCCCCGGTTGATGTCCAGTTTGCTTGCATCCGTCATGACTTCCCCCTCCGGCGACTGCGCTGCGTGCCCTGCGGTCCGCTCCGGTCACTGCACTCCGTCTCCGTCGTTGCATTCCTGCTCCTTCCAGTCGGCTCCTGGGTTCCCGGAGCGGAATCATAGCCCGAGCATGAGGTTCAGGTTCTGCACCGCCGCGCCGCCCGCGCCCTTCCCGAGGTTGTCCAGCCGCGCGACCAGCAGCGCCCGCTCGGCGTCCGCGGACGGGTACACGAACAGTTCCAGGTCGTTCGTGCCGTTCAGGGTCTGCGGGTCCAGCACCTCCGGATTACCTTGCATGTCGAACACCCGCACGTACCGCTGCCCGGCGTAGTGATCCCTCAGCGCCGCGTGCAGCGCGTCCGGCGTGGTGCCCAGTTCGCGCAGGTGCAGGGGGATGGTCACGGTCATGCCCTGCGCCCACGCGCCCACGTTCGGCGTGAAGATCGGCGTGCGGCTCAATCCCCCGTAGCGCATCGTCTCGGGAATGTGCTTGTGCCCCAGTCCCAGCGCGTAACTCAGGAACTCGCCCTTCATCGGGTGATCCTCGCCCTTCTCGTGCGCGTCCACCAGCGCCCGGCCCCCACCCGTGTAGCCGCTGTACCCCTGGATGCTGACCGGGAAGTCCGCCGGGATCAGGCCCGCGCCCGTCAGTGGCGCCAGCAGCGAGATCGCCCCCGTGCTGTAACAGCCGGGGTTCGCCACGAAGCGCGCCGCGCGGATCGCGTCCGCCTGCCCCGCTTTCAACTCCGGGAAACCGAACACCCACGCCGGGTTCACCCGGTGCGCCGTACTCGCGTCCAGCAGGCGCGCGGCCGGATTCGTCGTCAGCGTGACCGCCTCGCGCGCCGCGTCGTCATGCAGACACAGGATCGACACGTCCGCCGCGTTCAGCAGCTCCGCCCGCGCGTCCGCATCCTTGCGCCGCGCCGGGTCGATGCTCAGGAGCTCGATATCCGACCGGCCCTGAAGCCGTTGCCGGATCTGCAGACCGGTCGTTCCGGCCTCACCGTCGATAAATACCTTGGGGACTGTCATGCTTGATTCTCCATCAGGGACTGAGTGACCTGCGCGTGCAGGCGTTCGAATGTCATAGCCAGGAACGTGCTGGTAGGTCTGGGGGCTGCGGCGCGTCAGGCACGGCCCACCCCATAGCACAGCTGCACGAGGCGTTTCAGGTCGCCCTTGGCGGGGTCGCCCTGCTCGATGCGCCGGATAAGTTCGGCGGGCGTGAGCCACTGCGCGCTGCTGAAATCGTCCGGGTTGAAGGTGGGCGGGTCGTCGCGGCGCAGTTCGTAGACGTGCATGAAGGCACTCAGGCCGTCGCGCGTGCCAAAGCTGGCGATCTGCCGCCAGGGGAGGTCGTCCACGTTCAGGTTCAGTTCCTCCTGCGTCTCGCGGCGGAAGGCCTGCTCGTAGGTTTCGCCGTGTTCGACGTGTCCGCCGACGCTCATGTCGAGGCAGCCGGGGAACAGGCGTTTGTGCGCGGTGCGGCGTGGAATCCACAGCTGGCCCGATGGGTTGATCAGGAAGGCGTTGATGACGCGGACGGTCAGGCCGCGCGCGTGGGCGTCCTCGCGGGTGACGGTGCCGATGACCTCGTCGTGCTCGTTCACGACGTCCAGCCACTCCGTGACCCCGGTCACGCGGTCCACTCGGCGGCCAGCACCGCGTAGAGGGCGTCGTCGGTCCATTCGCCCCGGTGCAGGTAGCTCTGGAGGCTGGTGCCCTCGTGCCGGAAGCCCAGGCGGGTCAGCAGCGCCGCGACGGGGGTGTTGCGGGGGTCGATGCTGGCGTGAATGCGGTGCAGGCCCAGATCGGTGAAGGCGTGTGTAATCAGGGCGTGCAGGGCCTCGCGGGCGTACCCGTGCCCCTGGGCGTGGCGGGCGAGGGTCACGCCGACCTCCGCCTGCGGCCCCTGCGTGTTCAGGCCCACGTCCCCCACCAGTTCACCACCCCTCAGCGTGACGGCGCGCTGCACCCAGCCGGGCGCCCCCAGCGGCGCGTCCAACACGAGCCCCGCCACACTGTCCGGCGTGGCGGGCAGCGCCCAGCCCTGGTACCGCGCGACCTCCGGGTCGTTCCGGTACGCCAGAACGTGCGGCAGGTCATCGGGTGTCAGGGGCCGCAGGGTCAGGCGGGGCGTGTGTAGGGTGGTCATTACCAGCGGGGTTTCAGGTCGCCCATCAGGTGGTACATCAGGGCTTTCTGCGCGTGCAGGCGGTTCTCGGCCTGATCGAACACGCGGCTCTTGGGGTGCTCGGTGGCTTCGGGGACGGTTTCCTCGCCGTAGTGGGCGGGCAGGCAGTGCAGGAAGATGCCGTCCGGCGCGAGGGTGTCCAGCATCTCGGGCGTGACCTGGTAGCCCTGGAAGGCGCGGCGGCGGATGTCGGCTTCGGCTTCCTGGCCCATGCTGATCCACACGTCGGTGTACAGCACGTCCGCTCCGGCGATGGCGGCGAGGTCGTTGGTGAGGGTGATGTTCACGCCGGCGCGAACGGCGTCCATGAGGACTCCGGCGTTCGGTTCGTAGCCGACGGGGGTGACGATGGTGACGTCGGTGCCGGTCAGGATGCCCATGTGGATGTGGCTGTTGGCGAGGTTGTTGCCGTCGCCGATGTACACGACGCGGCGGCCGCGCAGGTCGGTGCCGAATTCTTCCTCGATGGTCTGGTAGTCCGCGAGGAGTTGCGCGGGGTGCAGCATGTCGCTCAGGCCGTTGATGACGGGGACGCTGGCGTGCTGCGCGAGTTCCTGGAGGGTCTGCTGGAGGTACACGCGGCCCATGACGGCGTCCACCCAGCGTTCCAGGTTGCGGGCGACGTCGGACACGCGTTCGCGGGTGCCCAGGCCGATCTCGGTGTTGCTGAGGGTGATGGCGTGCCCGCCGAGCTGGTACATGCCGACGTCGAAGGTGGTGCGGGTCCGCAGGCTGGCCTTCTCGAACACCAGCGCGATGCTGAGGCCCGCCAGTGGTTTCACCCCGCGCCACTCGCCGCGTTTCATGGAGTGGGCGGTGTCCATGACGGCGCGCAGTTCGGCGGCGGTCATGTCGAGGTTGCTCAGGAAGTCCCGCCCGGCCATGACGGGTCTGGGAAGCGTTTCGGGGGTCAGGAGCGTATCTTTTCGCACGGCCTCTTTGCGGCTGGCGTTGCCTTTCGCGCTGGCTTTCCCGGTCGGCGCCCCGGTCGTTTTCTTCGTTTTGCTGGATTTGCTGGCGACTTTCGTCATAGGCGAGGAGTATACATGCTGGCAGGTGATGGGCGGGTCAGACGGCACGCGGACCGCATGATTATTCAACTGAGCGGTTTTCCATGCATTTCGATTCGTTCCCCGTGCCTGCCGGGTGTCCCGCCAGCCGGGATGCCCCGCCAGTCCCGCCCACCGGGCCGGGCAGGTGCGGGCGTACACTCGCGCGCAGTGAGTGCCTCCAGCCCCTCTTCCACCTCCCTGCCGTCCCTGAACGCCCGCGCGCTGCTGCTGGCGCTGCTGATCACGGGCATCTGGGGCGTGAATTTCGTGGTCATCAAGTGGAGCGTGGCGGGCGCCCCGCCGCTGCTGGTGGCCGCGTTGCGATTCGCGCTGGCGGCGCTGCCTGCCGTGCTGTTCGTGCCGCGCCCGCAGATGCCCGCCCGGCTGCTGTGGGGGTACGGACTGGCGGTGGGGGTCGTGCAGTTCGGGCTGCTGTACCTCGCCATCGGGCTGGGCATGAGCGCGGGCCTGGGCTCGCTGCTGATGCAGATGCAGGCGTTCTTCACGGCGCTGCTGGCCGCGCGCTTCCTGGGCGAACGGGTGCAGCCGTGGCAGGTGGC
This Deinococcus seoulensis DNA region includes the following protein-coding sequences:
- the prfA gene encoding peptide chain release factor 1, coding for MSRLTELAAEFGMVERALGDPAALADTREYARLTRRHRELLPLVTLLRERDSVQADLDGARELLTDPDMRELAASEIPALETRLTEIEAELVVLLLPTDPDDDRDVILELRAGAGGAEAGLFVMDLLRMYTRYVEGVGLRLNVLDANESDLGGASRVVAEVTGGPGSHGAFRALRWERGVHRVQRVPATESQGRIHTSTVTVAVLPEVEQDEVQLDLSEVRIDVFRSQGAGGQGVNTTDSAVRAVYRPGTPDEIMVVCQDGRSQIKNREKALLVLASRLAERERAAREERERSQRAAQVGSGDRSEKIRTYNYPQNRVTDHRLEGDDKNYPLDSVIAGNVAPVVAALARAQRELQLLDMAARDAQEAPHGAA
- a CDS encoding homoserine dehydrogenase, whose protein sequence is MRTVTVGMLGCGTVGQDVLNLIERREAIFADLGVRIEVVGVLVRDTARERRIPAGTPLTTDPAFLQQCEVVIEAMGGVQLPMTMLRPYLRSGRPVITANKALLAECWDELRDYALNGKLYYEASVMAGTPVIGPMSTVLRASTFTRLQAVLNGTCLYILTQMEGGKDYAQALAEAQALGYAEDPPTLDVGGFDTAHKLTVLARFCADGNFPYDRVQVQGIEHITQEDIQAARARGERIKLVAELESVGGEWQARVAPQSLPETHPLCTAGASRNAMVYEGEECGTLIFAGGGAGGMVTASAMVGDLLDLLIGFPGHVPLH
- a CDS encoding NUDIX hydrolase: MARRDLLVAAGILRDRFGRVLLVGNDWQGHGRVRHTLPGGVVEPGETLPEALYREIFEETGLKLTGIKHMAYTVHIEDERRGERAIAVAFEATWDGLLNPADPDGFIVEARFCTLEEALTLIESPPMREPLSDFLKTGEPGRFYAFKGWDGRGGLRIPALKPRP
- a CDS encoding SIS domain-containing protein yields the protein MSAPINLLTLLETLPGSYAGPARPDEAPYGLVGVGEGTLAAAIAQTLIASSLTRGGTQFVLGSPDASALATDYADLAVVAGANARRVATGGTPEEIDVLVPGGPLATYHFAQFVAHASGHSDEAAAADALLADLAARCAPHVTENNPARDLAWSLWGRTPLLLAAPEAEALPHAWQHLLARTGKTLSIPVLGDPLPFVTGAFEAQHEKGDAKVALILGDADDTLMLAREILESRIDEIIHVPYPDGAVGYPAALALWYFGAWVAAYLAERYDQQPGDLPVLGRAQGVMSGEDREQARLAAPRDDLRRTNVLKDWADDQDVDDVELDEDDLDDE
- a CDS encoding peptidylprolyl isomerase, with amino-acid sequence MKNKKLVNGLLSVLALLLVVGMAYQFTPNLGSLFNRQTGTPALTVNGTTVTVEELEAARRANPVLASTDTGVLGDDFKTYVVAQQVQQTLVQNAVKDIKVSRADVAAKVKEVREANQLTDNKAWTDALQGAGLTDSSYREQVRQSLAVERRVEEIKKAVPAATDAELRAYYDLNPGKFQTDARIQGRQIVVTDKARAQALLKQAQGGADFAALAKANSTEFGDRSGALGPIENGVPRPVAQVALPAEVGAAAFALTDGGLTDVIESGGKFYVVKVEKYLAPAAKPFADARTDIATAVNEQKKNAAVEAWVAGLEKDAKIEFKDLNWKVEDPTVATVAGQDIPYSKAIEQVVNNQQFASLLQQVQPEQASQLVNSILKPQVVQQLIQGYAAPTIAERLKLNLTGTQQELAAGIAAYGARNVKVTDAEVQAFYIQNRAQFQTPASGTVSEVSFKDEAAALAFRNSYDGKTDFGRAAVKAAGTLSERGQVTAGDGKLDEALNAAVFEARSLRDAGEGSLTDPVKVGERYSVAYVTDLKPAATEPLSAVKAQIESQVLAQKQNEEGQKFLAAQVATLKPKDNLKAVLAAQEKRVEAAAPKATPTTEGSEDSAAPATDSKTPATEGETPAAPPADQ